The Pirellulales bacterium genome includes the window AAGTCTTCCTGTCCCTTCAAGTACTCTTCGAGCGATCGGGAAAAAGCCGCCTCGTCAGCAGCCGTAAGCTGCCGATCGGGGAAACTCGATAACGCACGCGCCGCCTCCGTGCGCACCAGACGACTGGCGTCGTCCAAGCGAGCCGCAAGAAGTCCCCCGCCGGCCGCGCCCAGACGCTGCTCGCAACCGCGCACGGCTGCCAGCCGCACCATCGCTTCGGGGTCGTCGAGAGCGGTCGCCAGCGCGTCGGCCACCGTGGTGCCCGCGACTGCGCCGGCCGGCAGAGCAGCCAGATGGGCCACGGCCGTGGCCCGAACGATGGGACTTTGATCGCGCCGCCTGGCCCAGGCCGCAAGTGCAGCGCCCGCGTTGGGCTGCGCGGCGCGCGCCGCTGCGAGCGTCTCGCCAAAATGCGGAGCGCGCTCGGCGTGCGGGCCATACCACGTCGCGGTGTGCTGCGCGGCCCAGGCATTCGTCTGATCGCGATGACAGTCGGTGCAGGTATTGGGCGTCTGCAGCTTGTCGCTCAGATCGGGCCGCGGAATGCGCAGACTATGGTCATGGCGTGCATCGACCACCATGTAAGTGCGCGTCGGCATGTGACAGGCCACGCACGATGCACCCGTCGAGCCCGCAGCGTGATGATGGTGACGGGGCGTGTCAAAGCGGGCCGGCTCGTGACAGCGATTGCAGAGCTTGTTGCCCTCGGCCCGCAGCGTCGCGGTATGTGGATCGTGGCAGTCGGTGCAACGCACGCCCTTGAGGAACATCTTGCTCTCGAGGAACGAGCCGTATTCGTAGTCCTCTTCAAGGATCTGGCCGTCGGGGTAATAGATCCCCTCGCGGAGCAGTTCTACGTCGTAGTGATCGAGCAAAGGATCGCCTGGCTGGTGGCCGGCAAAACTGGCACGGCGGCGCGAATGGCACATACCGCAGGTTTCGATCTCCTGTCGCGCAGAGGCCCGGATGGGGTTCAAGCCACGCGCGGGGCTGCCGTCCCACCAGGGTAACCAGCTTTCGGCCATGTCGACGTGTCGGCTGCCTGGGCCGTGGCAGGCCTCGCAGCTGACGTCGATTTCCGACCAGGTGGTGTGATAGGCGTTGGCGGCGAGTTCGAAGTTGCGCTCGAGGTTCGTCGAATGACATTCGGCGCACATGTAATTCCAGTTTTGGGCCGCGCCGGTCCAGTGCAGCTCGTCGCTGGGGGCCAACCTCTCCTGCGGATACAGATGAAACCAGCGCCGGGCTTCGGTGTCCCAGGCTTGCGGCAGACACTGCAGCCGTCCGCCCGGAAACTCGACCAGATACTGCTGCAGCGGCCGCACGCCGAAGGTGTATCTCACCGGATAGGTCTGTTGCC containing:
- a CDS encoding tetratricopeptide repeat protein, with amino-acid sequence MLLGCAIAGACLLLAAVGGWALGWWLPGHAPGASRYVGRQTCGQCHPEQLRRHAGSNHDRAMERVGADTVLGDFEQRDFEHFGVQTHFHRLAEQFLVDTEGPGGGQQTYPVRYTFGVRPLQQYLVEFPGGRLQCLPQAWDTEARRWFHLYPQERLAPSDELHWTGAAQNWNYMCAECHSTNLERNFELAANAYHTTWSEIDVSCEACHGPGSRHVDMAESWLPWWDGSPARGLNPIRASARQEIETCGMCHSRRRASFAGHQPGDPLLDHYDVELLREGIYYPDGQILEEDYEYGSFLESKMFLKGVRCTDCHDPHTATLRAEGNKLCNRCHEPARFDTPRHHHHAAGSTGASCVACHMPTRTYMVVDARHDHSLRIPRPDLSDKLQTPNTCTDCHRDQTNAWAAQHTATWYGPHAERAPHFGETLAAARAAQPNAGAALAAWARRRDQSPIVRATAVAHLAALPAGAVAGTTVADALATALDDPEAMVRLAAVRGCEQRLGAAGGGLLAARLDDASRLVRTEAARALSSFPDRQLTAADEAAFSRSLEEYLKGQEDFADQAAAHLNLGVIRSNQGRPDLAEAAYATALRLAPGYVPARVNWAMLCYDAGRLDEAERLLREALSLAPDFAPAHYSLGLLLAESPARLAEAEQSLLKAVTADPHQIRAWYNLALANEHLGRPAQAEAYLRTALEKNPGDPQLIEALAMFLARLKRWDEGLALVEQWVASTGAQDQRAAALLEYLRPRVKAGSSPGPSPPPGLP